A window of the Streptococcus sp. 116-D4 genome harbors these coding sequences:
- a CDS encoding Txe/YoeB family addiction module toxin produces the protein MLLKFTEDAWADYCYWQNQDKKTIKRINKLIKDIQRDPFTGIGKPEPLKYDYQGAWSRRIDAENRLLYMMDGDSVAFLSFKDHY, from the coding sequence ATGCTGCTCAAGTTTACAGAAGATGCCTGGGCAGATTATTGCTACTGGCAAAATCAGGATAAGAAAACGATAAAAAGAATCAATAAACTAATCAAGGATATTCAACGTGATCCCTTTACAGGAATAGGTAAGCCAGAACCACTCAAGTATGACTACCAAGGAGCTTGGTCACGTCGTATTGATGCAGAAAATCGATTGCTTTATATGATGGATGGAGATAGCGTGGCTTTTTTGTCCTTCAAAGATCATTACTAA
- a CDS encoding type II toxin-antitoxin system Phd/YefM family antitoxin, with protein sequence MEAVLYSTFRNHLKDYMKKVNDEFEPLTVVNKNPDEDIVVLSKSEWDSIQETLRIAQNKELSDKVLRGMAQVRAGSTQVHAIEE encoded by the coding sequence ATGGAAGCAGTTCTTTACTCAACATTCCGAAATCATTTAAAGGACTACATGAAAAAGGTAAATGATGAATTTGAGCCTTTGACGGTGGTTAATAAAAATCCAGATGAGGACATTGTAGTTCTTTCAAAGAGTGAGTGGGATAGTATTCAAGAAACCCTGAGAATCGCTCAAAATAAGGAGTTATCAGACAAGGTTTTGCGAGGAATGGCTCAAGTTCGTGCTGGAAGCACTCAAGTCCATGCTATTGAGGAGTGA